Part of the Plectropomus leopardus isolate mb unplaced genomic scaffold, YSFRI_Pleo_2.0 unplaced_scaffold12360, whole genome shotgun sequence genome, cttCTCAATAATAGTCTGACCAACTGAAAACAGACTTACTAATGACGGCAACTTAAATGAGTGTTATACACGGGACCGGTCTTCCCGAAAGTCTAAAGAAATGTGGATACAGACAATAGTATATATGTTTCCATCAACCCTCAAATTGCGtaaactgaaattgtgaatataaaataaacctaatagaaacgtgtcaattttgacgctcccacatataagggacTTGCCTTTCCTTTAtcactcgcataacacgcctaaattgccttcaattggaaataaGACATCACCAGAACGAGATGGCAGCTGCCGTATCCGGGATATCTTGCCAactttttgtacagtgggagtaAGCGATGATGTGTTATCCATCTTTGTATACAGTCTATTCTTGAAAAGGAGGTTACTTATTGATTACAACAATAAAAGCGGCATTTGAATTATATTGCttcaaacattcaaaaatactgtataatCAATCCTTAAGTGACAGGGATTGTTTTCCACCGTTACTTACCACACAGACAAAAGGTGTGATGTAGGACCAGCACCACTTCATGTAGGGTAGGGGCTGATAGCCAATCATACGAGCCACGTCATCCATGAAACGGTCTGCGCCTGATAGAAATGACATAAGGATGTTGTGATAATGTGTCAAATtgtgtggtttgtgttgtttgtattgTAAATGATTGGTACTGCCTCACCATAGACCCATGCAATCACCACACACTCCCAGAAAGCCTGCCACAGCAGAGTGATGCCACTGGCAGAGTAGTAGTCAAACAGCTGGAAGACATACATCCCTCCCTGACAGGAACACAGAGAGAGCAGTCTGCATCAAGACCATCCTGTTAATACTTTATGTGTGACCTATTTCCAGCCTTGCCTCTACTGTTTAGGCTTGCATCCCAGTTCTTTCCTGGAAATGTTGTCTTGTGCCTAATTAAGAATTTGTTATACAAGTCAtgcattttaaagaaacattaaaataattttctgctACAGAGGAAAACAATCTCAAGTTCAGACgacagggttcctacacatcaaatatataacaaacataatttcagtgtctttaataatgtgttcaaggactgttggaaatgTGGAAacccaacaataatttctgtttttacagtttgtggctATGATAAGCAGATGtcccaattttaaaaaagaagaaaaaaggcatgttttctttcaaaatcaaaaacttacaatgatttttactagttccatgtcttttccaggcctggaaaaagtgATTGTTAAATTTCATGACTTGTCCACGCTCCATGACTGTAGGAACCCTCACGTGAAAGACTTTCATATTATTTCTGAATAGGATCATAACAGTTTGTTGTGTTCTAATCTCTCAGCCTCAGAATAAAACCAAATGAGGTCTAAAAACTTAAGGGAATCCTCACTGTACCTCTGTGACCATAGACATGTCGATCAGAAAGCAGATGACGCAGCAGATGGCTGCTACCACCTCTCGCCGCAGGGAGCCCAGGGCAGATTTAGGCGGTAGCATGTCCATGATTCCCGTTATCAAACCCTCTACCCCTACAAACTGGAAGAGAGAGTGCAGAGTGAATGAGAGAGAACAAAAGTGAGTGGGAGAgcaagagacagagggacacaaagGTAGGGAAGTGAAGTTTAATTTGCTACAAAATATACTTCTAACTCTGTGAACAAGACTCTGTGTTGTGCACAGAGACATCCAGTTGTTATCTTCTATTGTACAGTACTGTGCTAAAGATTAAGGCTACCATAAATTTGTTGCTTTAGCAAAGTTGCAATgaggatatttttttctcagtctctttattaagataccatcaaagaatacagagaacaagTACAATCcattaaaacacagaagagGTCTGAACAAAATTTGTTTCTTCAAACTGAAGTCAGTATTTAGTGTAACCTCACTTTACACGTAGCACCTCTTGAACTCTGTTGGGCAAGCTATCTTGCAGTTCTCTTAAATATTCTTCTGGAataccagaaaattagtaaatatcATATTTTCTGCTAAAGAAAGTTCAAAACATGCTAAGTGAAAATACTTGcaacattagcatgttgaagttgttttgttcctgaaagatttacatttataatactgtatacatatttcctgtatgttccgGTTGTATTTTGGTAAAGAGACCactgatatataaatatttatg contains:
- the LOC121963749 gene encoding sodium- and chloride-dependent creatine transporter 1-like encodes the protein MSLCTTQSLVHRVRSIFCSKLNFTSLPLCPSVSCSPTHFCSLSFTLHSLFQFVGVEGLITGIMDMLPPKSALGSLRREVVAAICCVICFLIDMSMVTEGGMYVFQLFDYYSASGITLLWQAFWECVVIAWVYGADRFMDDVARMIGYQPLPYMKWCWSYITPFVCVVSNGGKQSLSLKD